One Helianthus annuus cultivar XRQ/B chromosome 7, HanXRQr2.0-SUNRISE, whole genome shotgun sequence genomic region harbors:
- the LOC110941989 gene encoding intracellular protein transport protein USO1, translated as MAKKKSNPHSDTTKPPKPQDRAPIDDIHSEKLDSLKSLNAMLLKETVERRNQVDSLTQANSALESELTRCNSELSGWTEQAVMLEIEKGVANRFVEVQVVEMVEKVEGFVRDLNRVNLAKSEIERVKNVKEVEIKGLKNKLSALEGEIGEERFILSRVCEERDAVRAQVEERVRVENALRVKVDEAEKRERDALEKLEKFKGDYDGLVEAKASVETKMESVVREKALVEKRLVVLNGLVDRLKMDVNKISEQKKLVEDERDVQEKKKNELQSSVDGLNELVRKLEQGKAQLVNEVVELEKKCVGSLDKEVKMRAEFDVLAKEKQEMEVEIESLTKEKSLVAKDLDDALNSLRKQNLKVDQLDKEKTKIIDAKNQAETDVIKLKEQLEELKNTVKTLEKVSIAQTDKINELEAEKSRYIAASDQATKERNNVRASLDGEKEKVKNLTEKISKIEKDMEDMQKKLSKMQKETEKLVAEKKDLEKSRAVLEKDILAIKKSLAKTQKDYEDTESKLKVSEANSRKILKILKNTSSICNSKEDKNKGIDKETAFGEEIKHHVTEVEAIKKAFKEKESVADEMKKQLELLKVRVAKADKGKSFWTMVSSATTLLAAVSLAYVARGGY; from the coding sequence ATGGCGAAAAAGAAATCAAACCCACACTCCGACACCACCAAACCCCCTAAACCTCAGGATCGTGCCCCCATTGACGACATTCATTCAGAAAAACTCGACAGTTTGAAGTCACTCAACGCTATGCTGCTCAAAGAGACCGTAGAACGCCGCAATCAGGTCGATAGTTTAACTCAGGCTAACTCAGCTCTTGAATCCGAGTTGACTCGGTGTAATTCCGAGTTGAGTGGTTGGACTGAACAAGCGGTTATGTTGGAGATTGAGAAAGGTGTGGCGAATAGGTTTGTTGAAGTGCAGGTTGTTGAAATGGTGGAGAAAGTTGAAGGGTTTGTGAGGGATTTGAATCGGGTTAATTTGGCAAAAAGTGAGATTGAGAGAGTGAAGAATGTTAAGGAGGTGGAGATTAAGGGGTTGAAGAATAAGTTGAGTGCACTTGAAGGGGAGATTGGCGAGGAGAGGTTTATTTTGTCTCGGGTTTGCGAGGAGCGGGATGCGGTTAGGGCGCAGGTTGAGGAGCGGGTTCGGGTTGAGAACGCGCTGAGGGTGAAAGTGGATGAGGCGGAGAAGAGGGAGAGGGATGCGTTGGAGAAGTTAGAGAAGTTTAAGGGTGATTATGATGGGTTGGTAGAGGCCAAGGCGTCGGTTGAGACGAAGATGGAGTCGGTTGTTAGAGAAAAGGCTTTGGTTGAGAAAAGGTTGGTGGTGTTGAATGGGTTAGTTGATCGTTTGAAGATGGATGTGAATAAGATAAGTGAACAGAAGAAGTTGGTTGAAGACGAGAGAGATGTTCAAGAGAAGAAGAAAAACGAGCTGCAAAGTTCGGTTGATGGGTTGAATGAATTGGTGCGTAAGCTTGAACAAGGGAAAGCGCAATTGGTTAATGAAGTTGTTGAGTTGGAGAAGAAATGTGTGGGGAGTTTGGATAAGGAGGTGAAGATGCGTGCTGAATTTGACGTCTTGGCGAAGGAGAAACAAGAAATGGAAGTGGAAATTGAAAGCCTGACGAAAGAAAAGAGTTTGGTGGCAAAAGATTTGGATGATGCTTTGAACAGTTTGAGGAAACAGAACCTGAAGGTAGATCAACTGGACAAGGAGAAGACAAAGATCATTGATGCAAAGAATCAAGCGGAAACGGATGTCATCAAGTTGAAAGAACAGCTGGAGGAACTCAAGAACACGGTTAAAACACTTGAAAAGGTGAGCATTGCTCAAACTGATAAAATCAACGAATTGGAGGCTGAAAAGAGCCGCTACATAGCAGCGTCTGATCAAGCCACAAAAGAAAGAAACAATGTGCGAGCGAGTCTTGATGGTGAaaaagaaaaggtgaagaatTTGACCGAAAAGATATCGAAGATAGAGAAGGATATGGAGGATATGCAGAAGAAGTTATCTAAGATGCAAAAAGAGACCGAAAAACTAGTTGCAGAAAAGAAAGACTTGGAAAAGTCACGCGCAGTGCTAGAAAAAGATATTCTTGCGATCAAGAAGTCACTTGCGAAAACTCAAAAGGATTATGAGGATACAGAAAGTAAACTAAAAGTCTCTGAAGCTAATTCACGCAAAATCTTGAAAATTTTGAAGAATACTTCATCGATTTGCAACTCAAAGGAAGATAAGAACAAGGGTATTGATAAAGAAACCGCCTTTGGTGAAGAAATTAAGCATCATGTAACAGAAGTTGAAGCAATCAAGAAAGCATTTAAGGAAAAAGAGAGTGTTGCGGATGAAATGAAGAAGCAGCTTGAATTGCTGAAAGTACGTGTGGCGAAAGCTGATAAGGGGAAGAGCTTTTGGACGATGGTGTCGTCTGCAACCACCTTGTTGGCTGCTGTTTCTTTGGCATATG